The genomic stretch TGACGATACGAGTCGCAAAATCCAATTTTTGGTGCTTTGTCCGACACGAGAATTATGTCTTCAGATTACAAAAGACATCAAAAATTATTCAAAGTACATGCAGAACATCAAAACTACAGCAGTTTACGGTGGAAGCAGTATTGTGGATCAGATTCGTTCTTTGAAGGAGAAGCCGCAGATTATTGTGGGAACTCCGGGAAGGGTGATCGATTTGATTAACAGAAAGGCATTAGACTTTTCAGAAATTCACTGGTTGGTTTTAGACGAAGCAGATGAAATGCTTTCTATGGGTTTCAAAGACGAGTTGGAAACCATTATGAGAGAAACTCCTGAAACAAAACAAACTTTCTTGTTCTCGGCAACGATGAGCAAAGAAGTGGAGAGAATTTCAAAAAATTATTTGACAAAACCTCACCGTATTTCTGTGGGTTCTATTAACGAAGTTAAGAAGAATATTAAGCACGAATATTATGTGGCTGGTTACCGTCATAAAAAGGAGGCTTTGAAGAGATTGATCGATTCAAACCCGAACCAATATTCAATTATTTTCTGTAGAACAAGAATGGAAACTCAGGAAGTTGCCGATTTCTTGATGCAGAATGGTTATGCAGCAGATGCTCTTCATGGTGATCTTTCTCAGGCGCAGAGAGATACGGTAATGAAGAAATTCAGACTGAAAAATATTGATATTTTGGTAGCAACTGATGTTGCAGCAAGAGGATTAGACGTAGATTCTTTAACTCACGTTGTACATTATTCTTTACCTGATGATCCTGAAGTATTCGTTCACAGAAGTGGTAGAACGGGTAGAGCCGGAAAAGATGGTATCTCTATTTCTTTGATTAAACCTGAAGAAAGCAGAAAATTGAAGCAGATAAAATCGGTTACTAAGATTGATATCGCTGAAGCTAGAATTCCTACAGGTGAAGATATCGTAAAAGCTCAGGTTGCAGGTGTTTTCGAAAACTTACTTGAAGTACAGAAAGATTTCTTTGAATTTGATGATTCATTGATTCCTGATCTTTCAGAATTTACAAAAGAAGAATTGGTGCACAAATTACTTCAGTTCCAACTTAAAGATCTTGCTTTGTATTACAAAGACAAGCATGATATTCTGGAGCAGAAAATGAGCAGCAGAGATGATGACAGAGGTGGAAGAGACCGTGACAGAGGAAGAGATCGTGACAGAGGAAGAGATAGAGACCGCGACAGAGGTCCTAGAGGAGATCGTGACGGAAGAAGCGACAGAGGAGAAAGAAGAGGTGATCGTGGTGGTAAACCAAGACAAAAAGATGAGAACATGACTAGATTTTTCTTCAATCTTGGTAAAAAAGATCAGTTGAAAAAACTAGATGTTTTAGAAATCATCAATAAAGCTACTTCTAGCAAAGGAAACAAAAGAGCGGAAATCGGTAATATTGAAATTCTTGAAAAATTCTCATTCTTTGAGATTGAAAAATCTTATAAAAATGAACTTTTAGGAAATATCCAATCGATGAAGTTTAAAGGAAAAGACATGAGAGCTGAAGAAGCTAACTAATCTTATTCTTACCATATAATTTGAGCCGGCATTTTTTGTCGGCTCTTTTTTTGTAAACACTTGTTTAAGTTGTTGATTCCAAAGTTTATAGAAAAAAGCTGATTGTGCGTCATTTTTTAAGCTGATAAATATTACCTCAATGTGAACAAAAATTAACGCTGGATGCTTTTTGGTAACATGGTTTTTTAAGAAATTTGCACACGAATTTATAAATACTATAAAATGGGCATTGGTAATATTTTCCACGCTTTTCAACCAAAAGATAAAATCTTTTTTGTGCTTTTCGAAAAAGTTACAGATAATCTGGTTGCTATGTCAAACGATTTTAATCACGGAATCAAAGATTTTGATCTGAATGATGATTCTATGCTAAAATTGATGAGCGACTACGAGCACAAAAATGATGAGCTTACTCACGAGATCTTTGTTGAATTGGGGAAAAACTTCATTACACCTTTCGATCGTGAAGACATTCACACGTTAGCTACCGGTTTAGATGATATCGCAGATTATATCTATGCGTCTGCAAAATATATTTTTCTTTACAAATCTCCTTTAATGAAGGCTTATGCAGATTTTTCATTATTGATTCACAAGGCTTGTCTTGAGATTCAGAATGCAATGAAAAACCTTAAAGGTTTCAAAAATATGGAGCAGGTAAAAGAAGCTTGTATCAAAGTAAACTCTATAGAAAATATTGCAGATGATCTTCTTTCAAATTCTATGGTAGAATTGTTTGAGACCAATGATGCGATTAATATTATCAAAATTTCATCAGTATTAAATTACCTTGAAGTAGTAACCGATAAAGCAGAAGATGTTGCCAATACAATTGAAAACATCATGATTAAATACGCTTAAAACAATATAACAGAAATGGATTTTCCTATTTTACTTACGGTTATTATTGCTTTAGCTTTAATCTTCGATTACATCAACGGTTTTCATGATGCGGCAAACTCTATTGCAACCATTGTTTCTACTAAAGTTCTTACACCGTTTCAGGCGGTTCTTTGGGCAGCAGTTTGGAACTTTGCAGCGTTCTTCATCGCAGTTTATATTATCGGAGAATTTAAAATTGGTAATACAATTGCAAAAACCGTCAACGAAAACTTTATTACGCTGGAAGTAATTTTTTCAGGGCTTATTGCGGCAATTGCCTGGAATCTTTTAACTTGGTGGTTTGGTATTCCTTCATCATCATCACATACTTTGATTGGTGGGTTTTTAGGAGCAGCATTAATGCATGCTTTCCTGATGGATTACAACGAAGTGGTAGCAACTCAACCGGATTTGGGAATGTTTGCTACGCTAAAAGAAGCCATGATGAAAGTAACAACCCAAGATGTTGTGAAATTTAGCAAAGTAATTCCTATTTTCTTATTCATATTCCTGGCACCGGTTATCGGGATGATTATCTCAATTATCATCACTTTAATTATTGTTCATCTATACAAAAAATCAAATCCGCATAAAGCAGACAAATCATTCAAGAGACTTCAGTTGGCGTCTTCAGCTTTGTTCAGTTTAGGTCACGGTTTGAATGATGCTCAGAAAGTAATGGGGATCATTGGTGCAGCTTTAATTTACTATCATGTAAATATGTTGCAGGATCCTGTTTATTTAAATATTGCACCTGCAGACCGTTTCAACTATTTCTCTCAACACTATATGTGGGTTCCTCTGGTTTCTTTCATTGCTATTGCATTAGGAACGATGAGTGGTGGATGGAAAATTATCAAAACAATGGGTACGAAAATTACAAAAGTAACACCATTGGAAGGAGTAAGTGCTGAAACAGCTGGAGCAATCACGCTTTTCATCACCGATCACTTTGGTATTCCGGTTTCTACAACGCATACCATTACAGGTTCTATCATTGGTGTAGGTCTTACCAAAAGAATCTCTGCAGTACGTTGGGGAATCACGGTAAGCTTACTTTGGGCTTGGGTGTTAACAATTCCTATCTCGGCGATTGTTGCAGGAATTACTTATTTGGTAATTACGTATTTCTCGTAAACAAAAAATTTTATCACAATACAAAACTTTGTCCGTTTGGGCAAAGTTTTTTGTTTTAAACTGATTGATTTATTAGTTGGAAAATTAAATTATTTTGTAGTTCAACAAGTTTATTGATATGTTCTGGGTTTTTTTTGATCCTAACCAAAATGTTTTCATAACTTACGTTTTCTTTTGTTGAGTCAATATTTTTTTCTTTCAAAAAATATTGTAAATCTATTTGAAAAAAAGAATTATTTTTTGAATTAGAATAAAGTCTATTTTTTCGATAAATCCGTTTTCTATTTTACTAAGATAACTTTGTGAGATTTCTAGATTGAAGGCTAAATCTTCTTGTGATATTTTTTGTTGTTCTCTTAAGTTTTTGACTTTAAGAACTATAATTTTTTTCATAATTGTGTTATATAAAACAAATATATTTATTTAGATTAATTTTTATTCTAAATAAAATAAATTATATTCTTTTTGGAATTGTTGAATTCAAAAAAAATATCCACTTTTAATAAAAGTTTTTTCGCGAAATACTTTGATGTACCAAAAAAATATTAATTTTAAATTTCAAATTTAAGTGAAAAATCACTTAAATTAGGCTTACCATCTTTAGTATTGGTTTTAACTTTTGGCTTTATATTAGCCCCATCCAAAATGGAAGCAAAGGTTGGTCTTGACTCAAGTCTCGGTCCTTGCTTGGAAACTTCTCCAGGACACCGTGAGTGAGTAGTTTATGAGGATGTATATGTGTTTTGGATTAAAATATAACATGAACCAACTGGAGAATGGGTTTCTTGTTAAAGAATAATTCACATAATTATAAAATAAAAGGGCTGTTTTACTGTGTGTAAAGCAGCCTATTTCAGTATATTGTATGAAACAAATAATAAAATTATTCTTCTTCTTATTTTTGTCATTATTATGTTATGGGCAAGAAATAAGAATTATTAATAGTATTGACGATAAACCTATTCCTTACGGTAAAATATATTTAGAAAATAGGTTGCTAATATCAGATTCTTTAGGTAAGTATTTTTTTGATCAGAGACCGGTTGGATTTATTATCCGGGCAAATGGTTATGAGGATAAAAGTATTGTATCACTTAATAGTAATATTATAAAGTTAAAACCAATTTTTAACAATATAGAGAGAGTGGAATTAGGTGAAAATAATTTTAATGTTAGCGATTTGCTTGGTTATAAAAAAGGTAAGAATACTATAATTATTGATAGTAATAAAGAGTTCGCGATTAAAATTATAAATCCTTTTAATTTGTGTCAATTAGAGGATGTTAAAATTCCATTTAAAAAATCTTTGCACAAGAAAGGATATCTAATTTTAGATATTTATGAAGAGAAAAATAATAGGATAGGAGATAAATTGAACTCAAATAATTATGTAATTTCTTTAGATAATTTGAAGAGTGGTAATTCTGTTAAAATCAACGAAAAAATTATAATTGCAGGATCGTTTTATGTATCAGTTATTTGGGTAGAGAATTTATATACTAAAAGTAATATGTTTACAAACAAAGTTTATTTAAATGTAAAAGATAAAAGCAGCTCAGGAAAAATGTTTGTGAGAAAATCTACCTATAATTTCATGGGATATAAAACCATTTGAAGAAGATTCATCATCTAAAAATTCAATTATTCCAGCATTTTCTGTTTCTGTTAAATGTAAAAAAGAATAATAATTGTCTTTATAGTAATAAAAGCTTTGTCTTATTAGGCAAAGTTTTTTGTTTTAAACTGATTGATTTATTAGTTGGAAAATTAAATTATTTTGTAGTTCAACAAGTTTATTGATTTGTTCTTGGTTTTTTTGATCCTGACCAAAATGTTTTCATAACTTGTGTTTTCTTTTGTCGAATCATTATTTTTTTCTTTCAAAAAATATTGTAAATCTATTTGAAAAAAAAGAATTATTTTTTGAATTAGAATAAAGTCTATTTTTTCGATAAACCCGTTTTCTATTTTACTAAGATAACTTTGTGAGATTTCTAGATTGAAGGCTAAATCTTCTTGTGATATTTTTTGTTGTTCTCTTAAGTTTTTGACTTTAAGACCTATAATTTTTTTCATAATTGTGTTATATAAAACAAATATATTTATTTAGATTAATTTTTATTCTAAATAAAATAAATTATATTCTTTTTGGAATTGTTGAATTCAAAAAAAATATCCACTTTTAATAAAAGTTTTTTCGCGAAATACTTTGATTTACAAAAAAAATATTAATTTTAAATTTCAATTAACATGAAAAAAATTATTTTATTAGCAGCTTTCGGAGTTGCTGGATTAGTAAGCGCAAAAACATCTGAGATTGTAGAGAAAGTCGAAATTGTAAATACAGATAATTCTACAAAAGAAACTGTCATAGACAATTGTTATACTGTGACATACGTTTTATCTTGCGGAGAGAGAATATTGGATTCTTATTGTGATAGCTATGATGATATTGAATGTGATCTTATGGTCATTTGGGATGCTTGGGATAATGAACTTTGTTAATTAATATGAAAGAATTAATATCTATGATGTTTTTACTTTCATGCTTTTTAAGTAAGGCACAAAACAATGTTGGTGGAGCAACCACCAACATTGTTTGCAGATATCAGGTTCAGTTTCTAAAAGACACTCTGAATGTAGAAAGTAAAACAAATGAAATTATGGCCTTGCAAATTGGAGGGAATATTTCATTATATAAAAGTGAACAAAAAAGGAAAACAGACTCTTTACGGCATGAATCTATAAAAAATAGTATGCAAAATGCGCAAGATAAAAAATCTGTAGTCATAGACTTTTCGAAAATACCAAAAGTTAATTTGGTTCATGAAGTATATAAAAATGGCGATGACTTAGTTATTTTCGATAATATTATTAAAGATCAGTATTTCTATCCAGCTAATAAAAAAATTGATTGGAAAATAAATGTAGAAACTAAACAAATTGCAGGTTATACTTGTCAAAAAGCTACAGGACAATACAATAATAGATTTTATACTGCATGGTTTACAAAAGAAATTCCGATTTCAGAGGGTCCGTATACCTTTAAAGGGTTACCGGGTTTAATTTTGGAAGTGTATGACACCAATAAGTATTTTTTTATTTCCCTTATCTCCATACAAAGATTAAATGAAGAAATTATACCAATGAATAGGGCGATTAAGACAACTTATAATGATTTTAAAAAGAAAAGAAGAGAGGTAAATGATAATCCTATTGCTGAATTGCAAAAATTGTCAAATAATCCAATAAGCAAAGAAGTTAAAGATAAGGTTATAGAAAATAGGAAACGTAAAAATAATTATTTAGATTAATTGTTTAAGATATGCAATACATCCGCCTCAGTTATAAGGCGGATTTTTCTTTTACAAAACGCTCAGAAAATCGTATTTTTGTTCAAATTAAAATCTTTTATGGAATTCTTAGACACCTACCAACAGATTGTTGCTGATGCTATTACTAAATATACGTTTAAAGACAAACCTACAGAGCTGTATGAGCCGATGAATTATATCATCTCGCACGGTGGAAAACGTCTCCGTCCGATTATGGTTTTAATGGCTTGCGACTTATTTGGTGGTGATCAGAAAGAAGCGATAAAGCCGGCTCTGGCGATTGAGTTTTTTCATAATTTCACGTTGATTCATGACGATATTATGGATGAAGCTCCGCTAAGAAGAAACAAACCGACTATTCATACCATTCACGGTCTTAATACAGGAATTCTTTCAGGAGACGGTCTAATGCTTAAAGCATACAAGTTTTTTGAAGATTTGGAGCCGGAAATTTTTAAAGCTTGCGTCAGAATTTTCACACATACAGGTTTACTTCTATGCGAAGGTCAGCAATATGATATTAATTTTGAAACTCAGGAAAATGTAACGTTTGATGATTATATCAGAATGATTACTTATAAAACCGGAGTTTTGAGCGCTTCATCTTTTGAGATCGGAGCAATGATCGCTAAAGCACAGTTTAAAGATGCTAAAGCAATTTTCAATTTCGGAAAACACATCGGTATCGCTTTCCAGATTATGGATGATTATTTGGATGTTTTCGGAGATCAGGCACAGTTCGGAAAAAAGCATGCCGGAGATATTTATGAAAATAAAAAAACAGTGCTTTATCTTCTGGCAAGAGAGCACGGAACTGAAGAAGAACGTAAAGAACTAGACTACTGGTATTCTAAAAAAACAGATAACATCGATAAAGTATACGGTGTTGAAAAGATTTTCAGAAGAACAAGAGTTGATGAGAAAGCATTACGTCTGATCGAAAAACATAATGAAATCGGACAAAGTTATTTAGCAAAAATAAATGTTCCCGAAGAAAAGAAAAGACCATTCTCTGAACTTGCTAACTATTTGCTAAGAAGAGAAAGCTAAATTAGGTAATAGATTTTAGGAATTAGGGCTTAGTTTTTAAACTGCCTTTTACTAATTCCTACTCCAAAAAATATGAAATTCCGTACAGAAGTTGATATACAATCGTCGCAGCAAAAAATTGAAATTGAAGATAAGATATTTTCGATAGGTTCTTGTTTTGCCTTAGAAATGTCAGATTTGTTTCAGAAAGGTCAGCTTCAGACGGTAAACAATCCTTTTGGGACGATTTTTAATCCTTTTTCGATTAATAATTCGATTAAAAGACTTCATGATTCAGAGTTTTATTACGAAGATGATTTGATTTCCTATCATGACGAATTTATTTCTTTGGATCATCACACCAGTTTTGATACAAGATACGTTCACCAGACTTTAGATAAAATCAATTCGAAAATAGAAGAAGGAAATCGCTTTTTGCAGGAATCCAATTGGGTGATTATTACTTATGGAACTTCATTTATCTATGAATTTGAACCTAAAAAAAAGCTGGTTGCAAATTGTCATAAGATTCCACAAAAATTCTTTGAAAAAAGACTTTTAACGCATCAGGAACTTACAGATTCCATTTACGATACGATTATTAATCTTCATGATATTTGTCCGGAAAATGTTCAGATTCTGTTTACGGTTTCACCCGTTCGTCACACAAAAGACGGAATGATTGAAAATCAACTGAGTAAATCAAAATTGATTACTTCAATTCACGAAGTGGCTTCACAGTTTGAAAACTGCCATTATTTGCCGGTTTACGAAATCTTAATGGATGATTTGCGGGATTATCGATTTTATAAAGAAGATTTGATACATCCTAATTCACAAGCCGTTAATTATATTTTTGAGAAATTTGGTGAAGCTTATTTTTCATGTGAAACGAAAGATTTTATTAAAGAAAATTTTAAAATTAATAAAGCTTTAGAACATCGAACAGACGACGAAAAAGATCCCAAATTTATTGATTTTAAAGAAAAATTAAATCAAAGAATTGAAGTTCAGAGGCAAAAAGTAAAACACAACATATTCAAGGTTTAAAGTTCAATGTTTAATGTTAAAACCTCATGTAATGATTGATTTTACGAAACTCGATTATCTGAAGATAGGAAATGAAAGACAGAAAAGAGCTTATGAAGTTCTAACAAAATATAGAATCTTCGAGGTTTTAGAACATTATTCGCCAATTTTAGCAGGAACAATTCCTATTGAGATTGATATTGAAGGAAGTGATTTGGATATAATTTGTGAGGTTGAGGATAAAATCGAGTTTGAGAAATTTTTAGTTAAAAATTTTTCGGAATTTGATTTGAAAATTGAAAAAATTACGATTAAAGAAGAAAATTCTATCATTTGTAATTTTCAACTGGAAGAATTTCCTATCGAAATTTTTGCACAAAATATGCCAACTATTGAGCAAAATGCTTATCGCCACATGATCGTCGAATATAAAATTTTGCAGGAAAATGGAGAGGAGTTTAAACAAAAAATAATCGATCTTAAGAAAAAAGGAATCAAAACCGAGCCGGCTTTCGGAGTGCTTTTAGGCTTAAAAAATCCTTACGAAGATCTTTTAAAAATTTAAAATAATGATTGATACACATACGCATTTATATGCTGAAGAATTTAATGAAGATAGAAAAGAAACGATTCAAAGAGCTTTAGATAAAGGAATTACAGAATTTTATCTTCCTGCTATCGATTCAGAATCGCACGAAAAAATGCTTCAGTTAGAAAGTGAATATCCAAACCAGATTTTTTCGATGATGGGGCTTCATCCTTGTTACGTAAAGCCAGAATCTTGGGAAAGAGAACTTGAATTAGTCAAAAAATATCTTGATGAAAGACATTTTCCTGCCATTGGAGAGATCGGAATTGATCTGTACTGGGATAAATCAACTTTAGATATCCAGATAAAAGCTTTTGAACAGCAAATTGATTGGGCGATAGAAAAAGATTTGCCAATCGTTATCCACACCAGAGAAAGTTTTGACGAGACTTTTGACGTTTTAGAAAGAAAAAAGCATCCCAAACTTCGCGGGATTTTCCATTGTTTTTCAGGAAATTTAGAACAGGCAAAACATGCTTTAGATTTAAACTTTATTTTGGGAATTGGTGGAGTAATAACCTTTAAAAATGGAAAAATCGATCAGTTTTTAAATGAAATTCCATTAGAAAAAATTGTTCTGGAAACAGATTCACCTTATCTTGCTCCCGTTCCGTTTAGAGGAAAAAGAAATGAAAGTTCTTACTTAGATTTGGTTGCCGGAAAATTGGTTGATATTTATCAGAAAGATTTTGCTGAGATCGATAGAATTACAACTGAGAATGCGAGGAGAATTTTCCAAAAAAATTAAATGAATGATTAATGAAGAGTAGTTTATTTAAATTTTTAGAAGATTCAAAACTGATGAAAGTGATTATTTTTATCATTTACTTCATTATCAATTTTTTATTTTTAGTAAAATATGGTGCTCGTCAGGAAAAAGTACACATCTTATTTTTGGCTGTAATTTTCATTTTTATCCATGCAATATTCTATTTTAGCTATCATTCGATTATTAATAAATTAAAACTAAACTCAAAAATTATCTATGGTTTAGTTGTAGTCACAGGAATTATCTACTTATTTTTATCACATCTTACCAAAGATCCATATGCACTGAAAATTGACAGATGGCAGACTGCAGAATATTCGCTGGATTATTGGCTTCACGGAAAATATATTTACAGTACCAAAAATTTTATGGGTAATATTCCTTCATATTTACCTGGACAGCTTTTGTTTTTGTTAGGCTTCTATCTTATTGGTAATATAGGGTATTTGCAGGTTGTAAGTTTGGTACTTTTTAGTTTTGCTGTAATAAAAGAATTTAAAGCTAATAACATTCGTTTATTAGGAATTTTGATGATGTTTTTTTCGCTCTCTTTTATTTATGAAGCTGTTTGTAAGAGCGATTTTATTTCTTCTTTTATTATAGTTTCATTTTTTATTATTTATTGGAGTAGAAAATATCAAGACAATTATTTTCAGAAACCTTTGCTTTTAGGTGTTATTTTGGGGGTATTGTGTCTGACTAGGAGTGTGGTAGTAGTACCAATCATACTTTTCTTATGCAAACCCTTTTTTCAAGCTTCATGGGCAGAGAAAATTAAATTTTCTTGCATGTACATTATCACTATCGTTCTGTTGCTCTTATCAATACTTTTGCCAGCTGAGGATTTTGATTACATTTTAGCTTATAATCCTTTAGGAATGCAAGGTCAGTCTAATGTTTTTGTAATATTGATTTTCCTTTCGTTATCGGTTTTTTTATCATTTATTGTAAAAGAGATTCGACATATTTTTTATCTGTCTACAATAATTGTTTTTAGTTTAATGTGTGCCCATATAATCCAACAATTACTGAGAGAGACAACTTTTAATTATCTTAATATTACTTATCTCGCAGCAGCTCTTCCTTTTTGTGTTATTAGCTTTTGCTTTTTATCAGAAAGAAAATATAATTAACCTGAGTTCGGGATAAGAGTTGAAAATAAATTTGCAATAAAAAGCAATAATTTGTACATTTAAGTATCTAACATTCAAATGTTTAAACGAATTATTGCTTATGATTCTGAAAGACCAAATTACAAATATTTTTGTACAAGTTGACGATTTTTGTAAAGAATTTGATTCCCAAATCAAACAAATGAAGTTTCAGGCGCTGGGAGATCAAAAGAAGAGAAGAAACAGAAGATCTATGATGTCCGATTCTGAAATCATTACCATCATGATCGGTTTTCATCTCGGTGCACACAAAACATTTAAGCATTACTACCAGGAAATAGTGTGTGGCTACTGGAAAAATTTGTTTCCAAAAGCCCTTTCCTACAATAGATTTATAGAACTTCAGCAAAGAAGTTTTGTGGTTTTTGCATTGTTTCTGAAAGAAAAATGTTTGGGTAAATGCACGGGAATAAGCTTTATGGACAGTACCACTTTGAAGGTTTGTAGAAACCAAAGGATACACAATCATAAAGTTTTCAAAGGTTTGGCAGAACGCGGAAAATCTTCAATGGGCTGGTTTTATGGGTTTAAACTGCATTTGGTTTGTAATGAAAAAGGAGAACTTCTATCTTTTTATTTAACGAAAGGAAATGTTGATGACCGAAATCCGAAACATATTAAAAAAATGACAGAGCAGCTTTTTGGAAAACTCTTTGCCGACAAAGGATATCTTTCCAAGGCTCTCTGGGAGATGCTTTTTGCTGATGGAATCCAGCTTTTCACAAAGCTTCGTAAGAATATGAAAAATCATATCATGAAAATGGAAGACAAGATTTTGCTTCGAAAAAGAGCCATCATTGAGACGATAAATGATGAATTAAAGAATCACTGCCAAGTGGAACACACCAGACATCGAAGCGTGAATAATTTTATGATGAATATTTTGGGAAGTCTTTCAGCATATTGCTTTTTCCCAAAAAAACCATCATTAAACTTGAAAAAAGTAAATGATGGTCAATTATTTTTAAGCTTTCTTTAACCCTAACTCAGGTTAATTAATAATCAATTAGAATAGATACAATAAAAAAGCCTTCCAAAATCGGAAGGCTTTCTTGTTTATTTATTTCTGGAAAAGTTATTTTTATTCTTTGGTTTTTTAAAACCTGTATCTTTTCTTTGTTGACCTGCATTTGCCGGTTTGGGTCTCGGTGTAAAAGGTTTATTGTTAGAATCTCTTTTCTCAACAACCAAATTATCGGTGTGATAAGGATGATCTTTTACAACGGGGATTTTCATTCCGATCAGTTTTTCGGTATCTTTAAGATTAAGTAAATCTAAACCATCAACGAAAGATAAAGAACTTCCTTCAGCTCCTGCACGGCCTGTTCTTCCGATACGGTGAACGTAGGTTTCTGCAACATCAGAAAGCTCAAAGTTGATAACATATTTCAGTTCATCAATATCAATACCTCTCGCTGCAATATCTGTAGCTACCAAAACACGCGTTCTTCCTGATTTAAAATTATTCAAAGCATTTTGTCTCGCATTTTGAGATTTGTTACCGTGAATCGCTTCTGTTGCTATGTTTGCGGACTGAAGTTTTCTAGCAATCTTGTCAGCACCATGTTTTGTTCTTGAGAATACCAGAACAGATTCTTTGATGTTGTTTTCTAAAATGTGAGAAAGAAGATCCAGTTTTTTATCCTTATCAACAAAATAAACAGATTGTTTAATTGTTTCTGCAGTTGAAGAAATTGGTGTTACAGATACCTTTATTGGTGTATTCAGGATAGAATCTGCTAATTTTTGAATTTCAGTCGGCATTGTTGCAGAAAAGAAAAGAGTTTGCCTTCTTTGAGGTAAAAGTTTAATAATTCTTTTTACATCATGTACAAAACCCATATCTAGCATTCTGTCGGCTTCATCCAAAACAAAAATTTCAAGATTTTTAAGAGAAATAATTCCCTGTGCAATAAAATCTAACAATCTTCCAGGAGTTGCTACCAAAATATCAACACCTTTTCTCAAAGCTGCAACTTGATTTCCCTGTTTTACACCACCGAAAATCACCAACTGTTTTAATGGTAAATTTTTTCCGTATGCATTGAAGCTTTCTTCAATTTGAATAGCTAATTCTCTTGTTGGAGTAAGAATTAATGCTTTTATATGATTACTTTTTGGGCCTTTTCTTTCTGTAAGATTCTGTAGAATCGGGATGGCAAAAGCAGCAGTTTTACCGGTTCCTGTTTGTGCTGTACCCAGAACATCTCTGTGTTCTAAAATTGATGGAATCGCTTGTTCCT from Chryseobacterium indoltheticum encodes the following:
- a CDS encoding GSCFA domain-containing protein, giving the protein MKFRTEVDIQSSQQKIEIEDKIFSIGSCFALEMSDLFQKGQLQTVNNPFGTIFNPFSINNSIKRLHDSEFYYEDDLISYHDEFISLDHHTSFDTRYVHQTLDKINSKIEEGNRFLQESNWVIITYGTSFIYEFEPKKKLVANCHKIPQKFFEKRLLTHQELTDSIYDTIINLHDICPENVQILFTVSPVRHTKDGMIENQLSKSKLITSIHEVASQFENCHYLPVYEILMDDLRDYRFYKEDLIHPNSQAVNYIFEKFGEAYFSCETKDFIKENFKINKALEHRTDDEKDPKFIDFKEKLNQRIEVQRQKVKHNIFKV
- a CDS encoding DEAD/DEAH box helicase; amino-acid sequence: MLFTDLKLIKPILDALQKEGYEKPTPIQEQAIPSILEHRDVLGTAQTGTGKTAAFAIPILQNLTERKGPKSNHIKALILTPTRELAIQIEESFNAYGKNLPLKQLVIFGGVKQGNQVAALRKGVDILVATPGRLLDFIAQGIISLKNLEIFVLDEADRMLDMGFVHDVKRIIKLLPQRRQTLFFSATMPTEIQKLADSILNTPIKVSVTPISSTAETIKQSVYFVDKDKKLDLLSHILENNIKESVLVFSRTKHGADKIARKLQSANIATEAIHGNKSQNARQNALNNFKSGRTRVLVATDIAARGIDIDELKYVINFELSDVAETYVHRIGRTGRAGAEGSSLSFVDGLDLLNLKDTEKLIGMKIPVVKDHPYHTDNLVVEKRDSNNKPFTPRPKPANAGQQRKDTGFKKPKNKNNFSRNK
- a CDS encoding IS982 family transposase, whose translation is MILKDQITNIFVQVDDFCKEFDSQIKQMKFQALGDQKKRRNRRSMMSDSEIITIMIGFHLGAHKTFKHYYQEIVCGYWKNLFPKALSYNRFIELQQRSFVVFALFLKEKCLGKCTGISFMDSTTLKVCRNQRIHNHKVFKGLAERGKSSMGWFYGFKLHLVCNEKGELLSFYLTKGNVDDRNPKHIKKMTEQLFGKLFADKGYLSKALWEMLFADGIQLFTKLRKNMKNHIMKMEDKILLRKRAIIETINDELKNHCQVEHTRHRSVNNFMMNILGSLSAYCFFPKKPSLNLKKVNDGQLFLSFL
- a CDS encoding DUF4269 domain-containing protein, producing the protein MIDFTKLDYLKIGNERQKRAYEVLTKYRIFEVLEHYSPILAGTIPIEIDIEGSDLDIICEVEDKIEFEKFLVKNFSEFDLKIEKITIKEENSIICNFQLEEFPIEIFAQNMPTIEQNAYRHMIVEYKILQENGEEFKQKIIDLKKKGIKTEPAFGVLLGLKNPYEDLLKI
- a CDS encoding TatD family hydrolase, coding for MIDTHTHLYAEEFNEDRKETIQRALDKGITEFYLPAIDSESHEKMLQLESEYPNQIFSMMGLHPCYVKPESWERELELVKKYLDERHFPAIGEIGIDLYWDKSTLDIQIKAFEQQIDWAIEKDLPIVIHTRESFDETFDVLERKKHPKLRGIFHCFSGNLEQAKHALDLNFILGIGGVITFKNGKIDQFLNEIPLEKIVLETDSPYLAPVPFRGKRNESSYLDLVAGKLVDIYQKDFAEIDRITTENARRIFQKN